Proteins encoded by one window of Rutidosis leptorrhynchoides isolate AG116_Rl617_1_P2 chromosome 7, CSIRO_AGI_Rlap_v1, whole genome shotgun sequence:
- the LOC139859627 gene encoding uncharacterized protein translates to MENLSFICSGLGIIEEDDDGNQIGYTPGEYCLDNLKDLLRFLRRDDPEAREVFKQVCKWNTVGKDILPIIQHCQGDTTLVLNSVKVLVFLTMPIDPTSKDIPQQIEYLWGLKSLITSSHAIPVIVTLLESPLEHLEGDLFTEDDWKLVQLVVTLFRNLLAVQDITTQQIAAGSASEFLLLRDRFLELLFEENVTDLILVLTQHVGGSSGIFRHDNLLLLETFYHIYKGQDPELIARAHLDANIKVLDEEAQATATDLKSLMEEEKAKRRQTILCNLGSRSTFSGSFTRLTMDGSKVIVKGNPCSDSHDSLLKSHKDPRGSSKKMQWENGRMPTTNKDILRLLHGFTNQFLLGGYNVLMQSIREDIEKEHHAIENSDVIVFFQVAEFVMSFQNKKLLSSKPDAEVSKSESSRDDDADNTLFGGNICGSISETMNESMFLLVISKWRSAFDGLKETNNYKFLSAAGSLTKTMIHMLDLVLKLSPKDSKEPQTARIILYKLFYDQTDQGMTHFLFNLVKAFNAHKQPKSDLADLVETIHIVIRLMENLQSRGTLRVAKKARKKRKQKTSAPNKDANDVEQVNVQNENANNEDQVNALNENANDVDQVILNNEDASVANQATNQNEETNDSDPVTVPNEDVNGTDQVTVSNEDVNDTDQFTDPVTVPNEDVNGTNEDANGTNEEGLIDNKDGDDDIIEESDKPELTKLEKTQETNCKVPQMENKFGNADDDYVSDESSDDEQQDATNEVDFKASSLVSSLANNTIIQNLCWLLKFYRSNSIRTNHYVVCALRRICEDLELSPMLYQLSLLTIFHTILEEQKSSPRKEYENIVLFLTTLVRRMMRKMKSDPLLFVEVLFWKTRRECHYINCESMLRDFGRNGYGKRGNDTQTEDLGEVGTSGGNRWVRKSMADALGDDEADVVIPPWRDVDQSEDNPHEDQVPKTLKRSKFNEGNDTVDEFASEHPPKQKQARKRLKPLVLDDALEEKLKDLFEKYKDFPDCSQRIVEELNLEVSPAQVTKKLKELGLKFPSKRKTVNTQSMETSSLQQPSFVRKRVRALSEDQEMQIRNLFEQFKDHKKCNQMIASALDGDVKFTAAQISRKLRQLGLRLPKKKSRDNMNLRDEDDSDGEPLSSLKKRNKKKHNLVPTEQIPDQNDDQSDDLDDIVLSAAFKNKKKHNLVPSEQIPDQNDDQQSDDLDDVVLSAAFKSKKKQNLVPTEQTPDQNDDQQSDEIDDVVLSSAFRCNNYNLMFLLSNLSSRNKSRRLSKTITEEIQGDLIGPNNSEKEAEVNEAGNGQQEDLMMTENPDYMHDHELIDDLADELTDFGNNASPVTSPKVDGSRRKLRMIIDPEDED, encoded by the exons ATGGAGAATCTATCGTTTATATGCAGTGGCCTTGGTATTATTGAAGAGGATGACGATGGAAATCAAATCGGTTACACTCCAGGAGAATATTGCTTAG ATAATTTAAAGGATTTGCTGAGATTTTTAAGGCGAGATGATCCTGAAGCTCGAGAGGTGTTTAAACAAGTTTGTAAATGGAATACAGTTGGGAAAGATATTTTACCTATTATTCAACATTGTCAAGGTGATACTACTTTGGTGCTAAATTCAG TGAAGGTTTTGGTGTTTTTGACGATGCCGATTGATCCAACGTCTAAAGATATACCGCAGCAGATTGAATATCTTTGGGGTTTAAAGTCGTTGATCACTTCGAGTCATGCTATCCCGGTGATAGTTACTCTTCTCGAGAGTCCGCTCGAACATTTGGAAGG GGATTTGTTTACTGAGGATGACTGGAAGTTGGTGCAGTTAGTAGTGACCTTATTTCGCAACCTTTTAGCTGTTCAAGACATTACAACACAGCAGATAGCAGCTGGATCAGCCTCTGAATTTCTACTTCTCAGAGATCGATTCTTAGAACTGTTGTTTGAAGAAAATGTGACGGATTTGATCTTAGTATTGACACAACACGTAGGTGGTTCGAGTGGCATTTTTCGTCATGATAACTTGCTATTATTGGAAACCTTTTATCACATATATAAGGGTCAAGATCCTGAGTTGATTGCAAGAGCTCATCTGGATGCCAACATTAAGGTGCTT GATGAAGAAGCACAAGCTACGGCCACTGATCTCAAATCACTTATGGAAGAAGAAAAGGCTAAACGAAGACAAACAATACTATGTAATTTGGGCTCTCGATCAACATTCAGTGGATCATTCACCCGACTTACTATG GATGGttccaaagttatagttaaaggaAATCCATGTTCTGATTCTCACGATTCATTGCTCAAAAGCCATAAAGATCCTCGTGGTTCATCCAAAAAGATGCAATGGGAAAATGGAAGAATGCCAACGACAAATAAAGATATCCTTCGACTGCTTCATGGTTTTACTAATCAGTTCTTGTTAGGAGGTTATAATG TGTTAATGCAGTCGATTCGTGAAGATATTGAAAAGGAACACCATGCTATTGAAAACAGTGATGTCATTGTTTTCTTTCAAGTTGCTGAATTTGTTATGTCTTTCCAGAATAAGAAGTTACTAAGTTCAAAG CCTGATGCTGAGGTCAGCAAATCCGAGTCTTCTAGAGATGATGATGCTGATAACACATTGTTTGGAGGCAACATTTGTGGGTCAATATCTGAAACAATGAATGAATCAATGTTTCTACTTGTAATATCAAAGTGGCGCTCTGCTTTTGATGGTTTGAAGGAGACAAACAACTACAAATTTCTTTCTGCAGCAGGTTCTCTCACAAAAACAATG ATACACATGTTAGATTTGGTGCTTAAGCTGTCTCCAAAAGATTCCAAGGAGCCTCAAACTGCCCGCATTATTCTTTACAAGTTATTTTATGATCAAACAGATCAAGGGATGACCCATTTTCTGTTCAATCTGGTCAAGGCATTTAATGCACACAAACAGCCAAAGAG CGATCTGGCTGATTTGGTCGAGACAATCCATATAGTCATACGGCTAATGGAGAACCTTCAATCACGTGGTACATTGAGG GTTGCTAAGAAGGCAAGGAAGAAAAGAAAGCAGAAGACCTCTGCTCCAAATAAGGATGCTAATGATGTAGAACAAGTTAATGTTCAAAACGAAAATGCTAATAATGAAGACCAAGTTAATGCTCTGAATGAGAATGCTAATGACGTAGACCAAGTAATTTTAAATAACGAGGATGCTAGTGTCGCAAATCAAGCTACTAATCAGAACGAGGAGACTAATGACTCAGACCCTGTGACTGTTCCTAACGAGGATGTTAACGGTACAGACCAAGTTACTGTTTCTAACGAGGATGTTAACGATACAGACCAATTTACAGACCCCGTGACTGTTCCTAACGAGGATGTTAATGGTACAAACGAGGATGCTAACGGTACAAACGAGGAAGGTTTAATTGATAATAAGGATGGAGATGATGACATCATTGAAGAGTCTGATAAACCTGAATTAACTAAGCTAGAAAAAACTCAAGAGACTAATTGCAAGGTGCCACAGATGGAAAATAAGTTTGGTAATGCTGACGATGATTACGTCTCGGATGAATCTTCTGACGATGAACAGCAAGATGCAACAAATGAAGTTGACTTTAAGGCATCTTCATTGGTCTCATCTCTTGCAAACAACACTATAATCCAAAATTTGTGTTGGCTTTTAAAGTTTTACAGAAGCAATTCTATCAGAACAAATCACTATGTAGTATGTGCGCTTAGAAGAATTTGTGAAGATCTGGAACTGTCTCCAATGCTATACCAG CTATCACTTCTCACCATATTTCACACTATCTTGGAAGAGCAGAAGTCGAGCCCACGCAAAGAATACGAGAACATTGTTTTGTTTCTTACAACTTTAGTTAGAAGAATGATGAGGAAAATGAAGAGTGATCCTCTTCTTTTTGTCGAAGTTCTATTTTGGAAAACACGTAGAGAATGTCACTATATTAACTGTGAATCAATGCTTCGAGATTTTGGTAGAAACGGATATGGAAAAAGGGGAAATGATACGCAGACTGAAGATTTGGGTGAAGTTGGTACATCTGGTGGAAATCGATGGGTTAGAAAAAGCATGGCTGACGCACTTGGTGATGATGAAGCTGATGTTGTGATACCACCTTGGAGAGATGTTGACCAAAG TGAGGATAATCCTCATGAAGACCAGGTGCCGAAGACCTTAAAAAGAAGCAAGTTTAATGAAGGAAATGACACAGTGGACGAATTCGCCAG TGAGCATCCTCCTAAGCAAAAGCAAGCACGTAAAAGATTGAAGCCACTTGTTCTTGATGATGCGTTGGAAGAAAAATTAAAGGACCTTTTCGAGAA ATATAAAGATTTCCCGGATTGTAGTCAACGTATAGTCGAAGAACTTAATTTGGAAGTATCACCAGCTCAGGTTACCAAAAAACTTAAAGAATTGGGATTAAAATTTCCATCAAAGAGGAAAACGGTTAATACGCAATCCATGGAAACGTCATCATTGCAACAGCCTTC GTTTGTCAGAAAAAGAGTGCGTGCACTCAGTGAAGATCAAGAGATGCAGATTAGAAATTTATTTGAGCA ATTTAAAGATCACAAGAAATGCAATCAAATGATTGCAAGTGCACTAGACGGTGACGTTAAATTCACAGCAGCACAAATTTCCCGCAAGCTTAGGCAACTTGGTTTGCGTCTCCCAAAAAAGAAGTCACGCGATAACATGAATTTGAGGGATGAAGATG ATTCAGATGGTGAACCACTATCATCACTAAAGAAAAG GAACAAAAAGAAGCATAATTTGGTCCCAACCGAACAAATACCAGACCAAAATGATGACCAATCAGATGATCTTGATGACATTGTACTAAGTGCGGCTTTTAA GAACAAAAAGAAGCATAATTTGGTCCCATCCGAACAAATACCAGACCAGAATGATGACCAACAATCAGATGACCTTGATGACGTTGTACTAAGCGCGGCTTTTAA GAGCAAAAAGAAACAGAATTTGGTCCCGACCGAACAAACACCAGACCAGAATGATGACCAACAATCAGATGAAATTGATGACGTTGTACTAAGCTCGGCTTTTAG ATGCAACAAT TATAATCTAATGTTTTTATTGTCTAATTTGTCTTCTAGAAACAAGAGTAGAAGGTTGTCAAAGACGATAACTGAAGAAATTCAGGGTGATTTAATTGGTCCCAACAATAGTGAAAAAGAAGCCGAAGTTAATGAAGCTGGCAATGGACAGCAAGAAGATCTGATGATGACTGAAAATCCTGATTATATGCATGATCATGAACTTATTGATGACTTGGCTGATGAACTAACGGATTTTGGTAACAATGCAAGTCCGGTTACATCTCCAAAAGTTGATGGATCAAGGCGAAAGCTGAGAATGATCATAGATCCAGAAGATGAAGATTAA